The DNA sequence TCCGCCGGGCGCCGTCATCGAGGACCGCCGAGGCGACCGACGGACCCCACTGCGGCCACGCGTCCAGGTCGACGAGGATCTGCCAGACCACGGCTGCGGGCGCGTCGATGTACCGGTCGATACGCACACGATCGACGCTACGCCGCCTAGGATCGCGCCATGGAAGGCTCCGTGACCGTGCACATGGCCGCACCGGCCGACACAATCTGGAATCTCATCGCCGACGTCGGCAACACCGGCCGTTTCTCGCCGGAGGTGTTCGAGGCCGAATGGCTCGACGGCGCCACCGGTCCCGCGCTGGGCGCAAGGTTCCGCGGCCACGTGCGCCGCAACGAGATCGGACCGGTCTACTGGACCACGTGTCGCGTCACCGCGTGCGAGCCGGGCCGCGAGTTCGGCTTCGCGGTGCTCGCCGGTGAGCGCGCCCTCAACAACTGGCATTACCGGCTGGAACCCAGCGGCGACGGCACCGATGTCACAGAGTCGTTCCGGCTCAACAGTTCACCGGTGATGCGGGTGTTCTGGTTGTTCGCCGGCTACCTGCGGGGGCGGCGCAATGTGCGCGACATGCGCAAGACCCTGGAGCGGATCAAAGCGGTTGTCGAGAAAACCTAACCCGCACACCGTTCGGGTTTGATAGAACCGCTGCATGGGTCAGTGGTCGCGCAACGAATTGGAGTCGGCTTTCGCCGCACACAAGCAGATCGTCGTCGGCATCGGCGAGACGTGGGACTGGGCCCGCTTCGCCGACCAGTTCACCGAGGACGCCACCTACGTCGAGCACTCCTACGGCAGGTTCTCCGGCCGCGAACAGATCCGGGCCTGGATCGTCAAGACCATGAGCACGTTTCCCGGCAGCGAGATGCCGTTCTACCCGTCGACCTGGCATTCGATCGACGAGCAGAAGGGTTGGGTCATCTGCGAATTCCAGAACCGGATGCGCGATCCCGGTGACGGCAGCATCCATGAGGAGCCCAACATCTCGGTGCTCAAGTACGCCGGTGACGGGTTGTGGAGTTACGAAGAGGACGCCTACAACCCGATGAACTTCGTGCCGATGGTGCGCGGCTACATCCAGCGGTGCAAGGAAATCGGCACCGCCTCCGAGGAGGCAATCACCTTCGCCCGCAAGATGGGCTGGGAGTCCCCGGTCTCCTAGTCGGGGCTGCCCTCGCTGCTGTCGAAGAAGCTCCACTGGCCGTCATGTTCGACTTCCATGCGCCAACCCAGTTCGTGGTAGTTGCCGGCCGAGTCGGCGAACCAGGCGTGCGCGTCCTCGGCACTCTCGATGTCTTTGCTCTCGGCGACATTGCCTTTGGGGTCGATCACGCGGTAGGTAGCCATGGCCCAAGCGTTCCCACCTGAGCACGGCTCAATCAGGACGTCAGAAGTAACCGTTGGCGGGCGGCCACACCCCGTTGACGGCGTAGTTACCCGCCGCGTGCGCCTTGTAGGCCAGCGGGTTGTGCGTCGAGACCGTCCGCACGTTGCGCCAGTGCCGGTCGAGGTTGAGCGAGCGCGCGGTGGCCGACGCGCCACCGGTGTCGAACAGCCGCTCGGCGGCGGCCAGCGTGAGCCGCTCGGCGATCAGCTGGGCTTCGGCGACCACGATCGCCACCCGAGCCAGCTCGTCGGCGTCGTCGACCCGGCCGGAGTCGACCAGCGCGTCGATCGCATCGGCGGCATTGAGAATCAGTGCCTCGGCGGCCGACGCGTGCGCCGAGATCTCGCCGACCGCGTGCAGCGTGAACGGGTCCTGCGCCGCGGAATCGGCCAGCGAGTGGGCTGCCGGGCGGGCCTTGTTCTGCACGTACCAGATGGCGTCGTCGCGCACCGCCGCGGCGATTCCGGCCGCGACCGCCGCCAGGTACAGCTGCAGGAAGGCGGTGCTGTGGCCGAGGTGGTTACCGTCGGAGACGGTGGTCACCTCGTGCGGGCGGACCTCGACGTCGGTGAACCGGGTGCCGCCGCTGGCGGTGGTCCGCTGGCCGAAACCTTCCCAGTCGTCGAACAATTCGACGCCTTCGCGGTCCACCGGCACGATGGCCTGCAGGTCCCGGCCCGCAGCATCGCTGGCCGACACCGCGATCAGGTCGGCGAACAGCGTTCCGGTGGAGTAGAACTTGTAGCCGTTGAGCCGCAGCACGCCGGATCCGTCGGCCAGCAGGGTGGTGTCAGCGCCCGAGGGCGACTTGCCCTTGGCATCGGTGATCGCATTGCCGACGACGATGCCGCTGTTGATCCGCGGAAACCATTCGGCGCGTTCATCTTCGGAGGCCCGGTTGCTCAAGAGACGTTCGGCGAACCCGAAGTGCGGCCGAAGTGCCTGGGCCACATTGGAGCTGCCCCGCGCGATCCGGATCACGGCGGTCAGGACATCGCGCACCGAACCGCCGGGGCCGCCGTAGCGGGTCGGAACCCGCAACGTCAAGACGCCGGTACCGCGGATCGCCTCGACCGCGTCGTACTGCAGCACCCGGTCGCGCTCGGCAGCGGCGTCGGTGTCCCGCAGGTCGTCGACGACGGCGTCGAGCCGGCTCAACCGCTCGGCCGGCGACCCGTCGCGGGGCTCGGTGGTGAAACGCGGACGGGGCGCAACGGGGCGCGCCGCCTCGGATACGGCGGTCATGGAGTGACGAAACCTCTCAACGGTAGTGCGCAATGATGTTGTCGGCGAAGCGATCCAGTTCCGCTTCGATGGGTTGGAACTGCAGCATGAACAGCTCGACACCGGCCTCGTGGAAGGCGTCGATCCGCTCGATCACCTGCTCGTAGCTGCCCACCAGCCCGGCCAGGGTGCCGCCGTTGGAGCCGATCCGGCGGGTGCCGGCCAGCACCTGATACATCGCGGTGTTGGGGTCGGTGCCGGTGGAGATCTCCGGTCGGCTCTCGGCGTCGATGAGCGACTGAAGATGTGCCTCTTCGGCTTTGGCCTGGGCTTCGGTCTCGCGCGCGATGACGAACGCGGACAGGCCGAACCGCAGCGGTCCGCGGTCCCGAGGCCGGCCGCGCAGATCCTCGATGAGGTCGACGGTATCGGCCAGCGGCCTGCCGTTGATGAAGTACACATCCCCGCGGGACGCTCCCAGTGCGCGGCCCGGCTCCGATTCACCACCGACGTAGATCGGTGGAATCTCCTTGGGGACCGGCCGAACCAGCGCCTGCTGACCGCTGCCATCACCGATTCCGACGTGCTTGCCGCTCCACAGTCCCACCACCGTGTCGAGCCACTCGGTGGTATAGGCGTAGCGGTCGTCATGTGCCAGCGGATCGATGCCGAGGGCCTCCAGCTCGGGCAGGAACCATCCGGTGACCACGTTGATCGACAGGCGGCCGTCGGCGATGTCGGCGATGTTCGCGGCGATCTTGGCGAAGACCAGCGGGTTGAACAGCAGCGGCTTGATGGCGCCGATCAGTTCGATCGTCGAGGTGGCCTCGGCCAGGGCGGCCAGCGTCGACCAGGTCTCCAGGACGTCGTTCTCGGTGTCACTGGGATGGATCACGTGCTGGGCCACCAGGGTTGCGTCGAACCCGGCACGTTCGGCCCGCAGCAACAGGTCACGGTTGCGGCGGTAGCTGGGGTCGGGCAGGTCGTCAGGATGGTTGCGGGCACCGTGATTGCCGTAGACCGGTGCCCAGACGCCGAAGCGGGGGCCGCTCATGAGGTGGTCAGGTAGCGCTGGCGTTCCCAGTCGCTGACATGGTTGGTATAGGACTGCCATTCACTGCGCGCGATCGAGATGAAGTCGGTGACGGAGTCGGCGCCGAGGACGTCCAGGATCGTGTCGTCCTGGGCGGCCAACGCCAGGGCCGTACCCAGCGACTCCGGCAGCGGAGAGCCCTTGCCGTAGAGGTTGCCCTCCCCGCCCGGCGGCGGTAGACGGCGCGCCTCGATCCCGGCGATCACCGCAGCCAGCGCCGAGGCCACCAACCAGTACGGGTTGGAATCCGATGCCCCGGTGCGTAATTCGATGCGGGTGCCCTCTGGCGACTCGACCAGCGAGCGAATGGCCGCGCTGCGGTTGTCCCGGCTCCAGTTCACCGTGTCGGGCGCGAACGAGTCCGGCGTGTAGCGCCGGTAGGCGTTCACCGAGTGCGCACCGAACAGGGTGATGGACGGCAGATGCTCGAGCAGTCCGGCGATGGCGAACAGCGCCAGCTCGTTCTCGGCGCCGTCGACCGGGGCGAAGGCCGGCTGCCCGTCCCGCCACAGCGAGATGTGCAGGTGCGCAGAACTTCCCGACTGGTCGGAGAACGGTTTGGGCATGAAGCTGGCGATCTTGCCGTGCTTGCGGGCGACTTCCTTGGCCGCGTACTTCAGCCGGGCGCTGTCGTCGGCGGCGTCCAGGGCATCGGCGTAGACCAGGTTGGTCTCGACCTGGCCGGGGCCGTACTCGGTCTGCACACCCTCCAGCCGGGTGAAGGCGTCGAGGGTTTCGTAGAGGTCGGTCAGCAGCGGGTCCAGGGTGTTGGCGTTCTCCAGCGAGTAGGCGTGGATGTCGCTTTGCACCGGCGTACCGTCGCGCTCGAGCAGGTAGAACTCGAACTCCACCCCCACCTTGGCGGTGTAGCCCAGCGTGGCGAGCCGGGCCAGCACCCGGCGTAGCACCCCGCGCGGATCCAGCAGCGACGGGCTGCCGTCGGGCCGCAAGATGTCGGAGATGACGTGCCCGACACCGGGCCGCCACGGCAGCAGATGGAAGGTCGAGAAGTCTGGGATGGCGTGGACGTCGGAGTAACCGTCGTCCCAGTTGGTCAACTGCAGTCCGTCGATGACCGTGCCGTCGGTGTTCCAGCCCAGTGCGGCCTCGCAGAAGGCGAAGCCGTGCCGGGCGCGGTCCAGGAACTGCTTGGCCGGAATCCGCTTGCCCGCGGCATGCCCGAAGGGATCACTCCAGGCCACCTCGATCTCCCGCAGGCTGCCCTCGTGCAACCGCCGCAGCAGATCGGTCTCGGCGTCGGAGACGGGGCGACCGGCGGCGGTGGGGGCGTCGTGCACCTGCGTCATACCCGGCAAGGTAGGGATAACCGATGCAGGACACCAGGGTTGTGGTCACCCTGAGCAATACGACGCGCTATGGTTCCACGCCGCGCCGCTCGTCGATGACGAACATCACCAGGGTGACCGCCAGCAGCGCGGCGGGCAGCCAGATGGCCCGAACCCCCATGGCCCGGGTGGCATACGCCCCGGCCACCGCCCCGAGCGCGAAGAACAGCGTCAGCAGTCCGTAGGTGCGAAACCCCGCCCGGCTCTTCTCGTCGCGTTCGGCGAACCGGGAGTAGCCGAACTCCACCAGCCGCATGATGTTTCCGGTGGTGGCCAGCGGCACATACACCAGATCGCCGATGCTGCGGAACAGGCCGATCTGGATGCCCGCAACGAACGAGATCGGCACGGTCACCAGGACGTGCGGAATCGAGGCGGGTGCGAACCCGAAGGCGGCGAGCACGATCGACTGCACGAACATCGTCCACCGCAGCGGATGCTTGAGGTGCCGCTCGCCCCGGCCTGCCTTCAGATACGCCGCCAGCCACACCCCGGCCATGAAGGCCAGGATCGGCCACACGTGGGCCAGGGCGGTCACCAGGTGTCCTTCGCTGGCATCCATCGCGAAGAAGATCACGTTGCCGGTCTGGACGTTGGCGAACACCTGACCGCGGGCGATGTAGGTGTGCGCGTCGAGGAACGCGTTGGTCACCGTCAATAGCAGGGCGAAGCGCAGGGTGGTCGTGGTACGCGTCATCGAATCGCAAGCATGCCCTAGTTCCGAAACGATCACGAGCCAATGCCCGCGCCCCTAATGTCGCAGGCATGGGCATCGCCACTCGGGTCAACGGTCAGGCACCACCGGAGATCGCGCTGAGCGATATCAACCTGGGCACCTTCGAGTTCTGGCAACTCGACGACAGCGTGCGCGACGCAGCCTTCGCCACCCTGCGACGCGAGTCCCCCATCACGTTCTTCCACGAGGTCGAATACGAGGGGGTCCCGGCCGGCCCCGGGCACTGGGCGCTGACCACACTCGACGACGTCTACTACGCCAGCCGCCACCCCGACATCTTCAGCTCCTACCCGAACATCACCATCGGCGACCAGATCCCGGAGGTCGCCGAGTACTTCGGCTCGATGATCGCCCTCGACGACCCGCGGCACGCCCGGCTGCGCAACATCGTCCGCAGTGCCTTCACCCCGAAGGTGGTGGCCCGCACCGAGGAGTCGGTACGCGACCGCGCGCGGCGCCTGGTCGCGGCGATGATCGAGAACAATCCCGACGGCACCGGCGAGCTGGTGACCGAGCTGTCCGGACCGCTGCCTCTTCAGGTCATCTGCGACATGATGGGCATCCCGGAATCCGACCATCAGCAGATCTTCTACTGGACCAACATCATCCTCGGCTTCGGCGACCCCGACCTGACCACGGACTTCGCGGAATTCATGAAGGTCGCCATGGACATCGGCGCCTACGCCACCGCCCTTGCCGAGGATCGCCGGAGGTGTCCGAGCGACGATCTGACCACGGCCCTGGTGGCCGCCGAGGTGGACGGCGAACGGCTGACCTCGGCGGAGATCGCCTCGTTCTTCATCCTGTTGGCGGTCGCCGGCAACGAAACCACCCGCAACGCGATCAGCCACGGCGTGCTGGCGCTGAGCCGCTATCCGGATCAGCGCCGGATCTGGTGGAACGATTTCGAGGCCACCACATCCAGCGCCGTCGAGGAGATCGTGCGCTGGGCCTCGCCGGTGATCTACATGCGCCGCACCGTGACCCGCGAGATCGAACTGAGCGGGGTCAGGATGGCCGAGGGCGACAAGGTCACCATGTGGTACGCCTCGGCCAACCGGGACGAGGACAAGTTCGACAACCCGTGGCTGTTCGACGTCACCCGCACCCCCAACCACCATGTCGGGTTCGGTGGTGGCGGAGCGCATTTCTGCCTGGGCGCCAACCTGGCCCGTCGCGAGATCGCCGTGGTGTTCGAGGAGTTACGCACCCGCATCCCCGACATCGAGGTCACCGAGGAACCGGCGATGCTGTTGTCGGCGTTCATCCACGGCATCAAACGACTTCCGGTCGGCTGGTCACCGCCCGAGTAACGTGGAGTCGGGCGGCGCGAGGAGGCCACGATGAAGCAGCGGCTGCACTGGTTCGCCATGCACGGCGTGGTGCGCGCAGCCGCGAAGCGGGGGGCCCGCCGTGGCGATCCCCAGGCCCGCCTGCTGGCCGACCCGGCGGTGCGCGCCGACCCGGTGCCGTTCTACGACGAGCTGCGCGCGCGAGGTCCGCTGGTCCGCGCCCAGGTGAGCTACCTGACCGTCGACCACGCGCTCGCCAACGACATCCTGCGCTCCGAGGACTTCCGGGTGATCTCGCTGGGCGCCAACCTGCCCGGTCCGCTGGGCTGGTTGGAGCGGCGCACCCGCGACGATCTGTTGCATCCGCTGCGCCCGCCGTCCATGCTGGCCGTCGAACCGCCCGAGCACACCCGCTACCGCAAGACGGTCTCCTCGGTGTTCACCAGCCGGGCGGTGGCCGCGCTGCGCGACCGGGTCGAGGACACCGCCGGCGAATTGCTCGACGGCCTCGGCGATGGCCGCGGCGTGGTCGACATCGTCGCCCGGTACTGCTCGCAGTTGCCCGTCTCGGTGATCAGCGACATCCTCGGCGTTCCCGATCGGGACCGGCCGAAGGTGCTGGAGTTCGGCGAATTGGCCGCACCCAGCCTGGACCTCGGGGTGTCCTGGCAGCAGTACCAACGGGTGCAGCAGGGCATCGCGGGGTTCAACTCCTGGTTGGCCACCCATGTGCGCAGCCTGCGCGAGCACCCGGGTGACGACCTGATGAGCCAGCTGATCCAGGTGGCCGACGACGGCGCCATGGACGAGACAGAATTGTTGGCCACTGCCGGCCTGGTGCTGGCAGCCGGCTTCGAGACCACGGTGAACCTGTTGGGCAACGGCATTCGGCTGCTCCTCAATTCACCGGATCAGCTGGCGGTACTTGCCGCCGATCCGTCGTTGTGGCCGAACGCCGTGGAGGAGATCCTGCGGCTGGAGTCCCCGGTACAGCTCTCGGCGCGGGTGGCCCGCGTCGACACCGACGTCGCCGGGACGACGGTGCGGGCCGGTGAGCTGGTGCTCACCTACCTGGCTGCGGCCAACCGGGACCCGGCGGTGTTCGCCGATCCACACCGCTTCGACGTGCGGCGCGAGAACGCCGGCAAGCATCTGGCGTTCTCCGGCGGCCGGCACTTTTGCCTGGGCGCGGCACTGGCTCGGGCCGAAGGGGAGGTCGGGCTGCGCCGGTTCTTCACGCACTTCCCGGACGTCCGGCTCGCCGGGCTGGGTGTCCGGCGCGACACCAGGGTGTTGCGGGGATGGGCCGAACTTCCGGTCAGCCTGGGCTCCCCCGGGCTGATCGCATCGCGGGACTGACCTCAGCGCGGCCGCTGGGTCGCCTCGGCCCCGCCGGTGTCGGCGGGCGTCTTGTCGGTATCCACGTGCGGGTCGATCGAATCGGCGTGTGACAACCGCTCATCGAGATCCTGCCGGCGGGCCGCGACCTCGGCGCGGTGCGTGTCGGCGTTGTCGGCCAGCCGACGGGCCTCGGCGGCCTTTGCCTCGGCTTCAGCTTGTGCCGCACGGGCTTTGGCGGCGGTCTCCTCGGCGACGGCTTCGCGGCGCTGCACGCCGCGGTGCTCGTGGAGGACCTGTTCGCGGATCTCCTCGGCCTGCGCGTGCCGGCGGCCGGCCTGCTTGGTGCGGGCCAGCCAGGCGATCACACCGATGACGACCACGGCGGCGATCACACCGATGACGATCCAGACGATGGTGTTCGTGGTCATCGTGGGCTCCTTCGTCGGAGAGTGTCGCCGGGCGCGGCACTGTCGATAACCTCTCGTTCCCGCGGCGGCGCCGGCTCAAACCGCGCCTAGCGCGCTGAGCATCCCGGCGGCCGACCGTGGCCAGGTGAAGTGCTCCGCGCGCTGCCGGGCGCAGAACCGCCGGTGTGGCTCGGGACGATCGATGACACCGGCCACCGCGCCGGCGATGGCGCGCGGATCGTTGTCGGCGCTGGCACCGCTGTCGGGACTCAGGATTTCGGCCAGCGCCGAGGTACGCGACACCACCGCCGGTGTCCCGCACGCCAGCGCCTCCAGCGCGGCCAGCCCGAACGTTTCATGCGGCCCGGGAGCCAGTGCGACGTCGGCGCAAGCCAGCAATGTGGCGACGGTGTCGCGAGACGACACGAAGCCGGTGAAGTGGACCGGCAGCCCGGCGGCCTGGCGTTGCAACCGGGCCCGCAGCGGCCCGTCACCGACGATGACCAGCCGCGCATCGGTCCCCGAATCACGAAGGGCGGCAAGGGCATCGATGCTGCGGTCGGCGCGCTTCTCCACCGACAGCCGGCCACAGTGCACCAGCAGCACCTGGTCACCGGTGGCCCACCGGCGCCGGGTCTGGGCGCAGAACCGGCGCGGGTGGAACATGTCCAGGTCGACGCCCAGCGGCACGGTCATGACGTTGCGCGCACCGATCCGGTCGAATTCCTCGCGGGCGAAAGCGGTGGTGCACAGCACCGTGTCGTAGTCGGCGGCGGTGCGCCGGTTGGCGACATCGGCCAGTCGGCGAGCCAGTGGCTTGGGCATGATCTGCCCGGTCAGTCGGTCGAGACGTTCATGGGAGATCATCACCGTGGTGACACCGCGCCGGGTGCCCCACCGGCCCAGTGAGCGCAGGGTGAACCGGTCGGACACCTCGATGGCGTCGGGCGCCAGATCGTCGAGCACACCGATCACCGGTCCCGGCAGCACCGCGCGATAGCCACCGGCAAAGGGAATCTGCTTGGCGGGCACCGTGATTCGCACGACGCCGGTGGGCAATTGGACGCTGCCGGCGTCTGCACCGGGAACGATGAGGAACACCTGGTGACCGGCAGCGACGTACTCCGCGCCCAGCCGGTCCACCGCGGTGCGCAGACCTCCCGAACGCGGGCCGTAAAAATTCGCGACCTGCGCGACGCGCATCATGAGCCCATCCGATCGCGCGCCGATGTGCGCGGGCCGACCACAGCGCTGCGGCGCGCTGAACGCGCAGTGAACTCCCCTACGTCAGGTAGCGGCCCAACCAGTCCTGCAGCCGCCGCCAGGCGTCGGCGGCCGCCGCGGCGTTGTAGCGGGGCCCGCTGTCGTTGAAGAAGGCGTGGTCGGCATCGGGTTCCACGACCAGGTCGTGCACCAGCCCGGCCCGTTCCAAGGCGGCCCCGGCGGCCGGCTCCGAGGACGTGACCCGCTGGTCGAGCGCCCCGTAGAAGCCCAGCACCGCAGCGTTCTTCGAACCGGAGAAGTCCGGGTTGTCGGGCAACGGCCCGTAGAACGGCACCGCCGCGGCCAATCGCGGCTCACCGGAAGCCAGTAGCCGCCACACCAGACCGCCGCCGAAACAGAACCCGACGACACCGAGTGTGCGACCGGGTGCCCGGCGCTGCAGTTCGTCGAGGCCCGAGCGCAGATCGGCGACGAACCGGTCGGGTGCCACGGCGCCCAGGGCGGCGGTCGCGCCGGCCGGATCGCTGAAGGTCGTGGTGCCGCCCTCTTCGGAGAGCAGGTCGATGGCCAGCGCGGAGTAGCCGATGCCGGCCAGCCGTCCGGCAACCGTACTGACCCAGTCGTTGAGCCCCTTGTTCTCGTGGATCACCAGCATCGCTGCGCGCGGGGTGGCGGCCTGCGCCCACCGGCCCAGCAGTTCGCCACGCGGTCCGGCCCAGCCGACCGGTACCGCCGCCACGGCGGTGTCCATCCCGGGCGCCGCGGTGGCGGTCGGTGGCGGCGGCGGGGCGGCGACGGGCTTGTCCCGGCCGCAGGCGGCGATCAGGGCGCTCGCCGCCGCGGTGCCCATTCCCAGCAGCGCCAGCCGGCGCAGCGCTTCCCGACGGCTGAGTAGGCCGTCGACATGGTCGGTGGCGATCTCTTCGGCGATGTAGCGCTGCAGCGGGGTCACCTCCGCGAGTATGCGCGCGATGGGTACCCGGGTGCAGAAAGCGTCATCGACCAGAAGGGACACCCATGGCAGAGCACGACGCGCAGCCCGGTGTGGATGCGTTCGAACAGATCGTCGCGCTGCTGGACTATCCGATGTTCGTCGTGACCACCGCGGTGGACGGCCGCCGGGCGGGGTGCCTGGTCGGCTTCAGTTCGCAGGTGTCGATCAATCCGCCGCGGTTCCTGGTGGGGCTGTCCAAGCGCAACTTCACCTATTCCGTGGCCGACTCCGGTGCCACCCACCTGGCGGTTCACCTGCTCTCCGACGAGCACCGGGAGCTGGCCAGGCTGTTCGGCAGCCAGACCGGCGATCGGGTGGACAAATTCTCGCGGTGCCGATGGCAGGACGGCCCCTACGGCCTGCCGATCCTGTCCGACGCTGTCGCCTGGTTCGCCGGCCCCATCCTGCGGCGCTTCGACCTCGGCGACCATGTCGGCCACCTCACCGAACCGGCGGCGGGCAGCGCACCTCGGCAGCTGGGTGGGTTGGTGACATTCGCCGACGTCAAGGACCTCGAACCGGGCCATGAAGCCTGATCAGACGCTGTGAACACATCGAAGGATTTGTCTACTTTATCGTTGACACCCGTCCTGCCAGCCGGTTCTATGGACAACGTGACCTACGACACGATCATCCGCAACGGCCGTTGGTTCGACGGCACGGGCGCTCCGTCGGCAATCCGCAACATCGGAATCCGGGACGGTCGGGTGGTCGCCGTGACCCCACACCCCCTCGACGAGACCGGCGCAGAGGTGGTCGACGCCACCGGCAAATGGGTGCTGCCCGGGATGGTCGACATCCACACCCACTACGACGTGGAGGTGCTCGGCGGACCCGGCCTGCCCGAGTCGGTGCGCCACGGCGTCACCACGGTGCTGCTCGGGTCGTGCTCGCTGTCCACGCTCTACGTCGACGGCAGCGAGGCCGGCGATCTCTTCGGCCGGGTCGAGGCGATCCCACGCGAACACGTCATCTCGGCTGTCGACGGGTCCAAGACGTGGTCGAATGCGCAGCAGTACATCCAGGCGCTCGAATCCCGGCCGCTCGGCCCCAACGTCGCGTCGTTCATCGGACATTCCGATATGCGCACCGCCACCATGGGACTGGACCGTGCGACCAGAAAAGACCAGCGCCCCAACGCCGCCGAGCAGGCACAGATGGAGCGAATGCTCGCCGACGCCCTCGACGCCGGATTCGTCGGACTGTCCTCGATGCAGTTGCTGTTCGACAAGATCGACGGTGACACCTGCCGCTCGCGCACGCTGCCGTCGACCTATGCCAAACCGCGCGAGCTGCGCCGGCTCAAGTCGCTGGTGCGCAAACGCGGCCGGGTACTACAGTCCGGGCCGGACATCAAGAACCCACTGAACCTGGCATCGCAAGTGGCGCAATCACTTCCGGTACTGCGCAAGAAGCTCAAGACCAGCCTGCTGTCGGCCGCAGACGTCAAGGCCAATCCACTGGCGATCCTGATGCTGGGCCCGCTGGCCCGGCTGGTGAACAGGTTCGGCGCCGACTTCCGTTGGCAGCACCTTCCGGTACCGTTCGAGGTCTATGCCGACGGAATCGATCTGGTGGTGTTCGAGGAGTTCGGCTCGGGAGCGGCCGCGCTGCACCTGCGCAACGAGGTCGAGCGCAACGCCCTGCTGGCCGACGAGCAGTACCGTCGGCAGTTCCGCAAGGACTACGACAACAAGTTTGGGGTGCGGGTGTGGCACCGCGACTTCTTCGACGCCGAAATCGTCTCCTGCCCTGATGAATCCGTGATCGGAAAGTCCTTCGGCCAGGTGGGCCTGGACCGCGATGGCCTGCACCCGGTCGATGCGTTTCTGGATCTGGTGCTCGAGCACGGCACCAAGCTGCGCTGGCGGACCACGATCTCCAATCACCGCCCCGAGGTGCTCAAGAAGCTGGCCCGCGACCCAGGCATCCAGATGGGCTTCTCCGATGCCGGCGCCCACCTGCGCAACATGGCGTTCTACAACTCCGGCCTGCGGCTGCTGCGGCATGTCCGGGACGCCGAGCGCACCGGCGCACCGTTCATGACCATCGAACAGGCCGTACACCGGATGACCGGGGAGTTGGCCGACTGGTACCAGATCGACGCCGGCCATCTGCGGCTGGGCGACCGCGCCGACCTGGTCGTGATCGACCCCGATCAGCTGGGCAGCCAACTCGACGAGTACGCCGAGAATCCGGTCGAG is a window from the Mycolicibacterium anyangense genome containing:
- a CDS encoding SRPBCC family protein, with translation MEGSVTVHMAAPADTIWNLIADVGNTGRFSPEVFEAEWLDGATGPALGARFRGHVRRNEIGPVYWTTCRVTACEPGREFGFAVLAGERALNNWHYRLEPSGDGTDVTESFRLNSSPVMRVFWLFAGYLRGRRNVRDMRKTLERIKAVVEKT
- a CDS encoding nuclear transport factor 2 family protein, whose amino-acid sequence is MGQWSRNELESAFAAHKQIVVGIGETWDWARFADQFTEDATYVEHSYGRFSGREQIRAWIVKTMSTFPGSEMPFYPSTWHSIDEQKGWVICEFQNRMRDPGDGSIHEEPNISVLKYAGDGLWSYEEDAYNPMNFVPMVRGYIQRCKEIGTASEEAITFARKMGWESPVS
- a CDS encoding acyl-CoA dehydrogenase family protein — its product is MTAVSEAARPVAPRPRFTTEPRDGSPAERLSRLDAVVDDLRDTDAAAERDRVLQYDAVEAIRGTGVLTLRVPTRYGGPGGSVRDVLTAVIRIARGSSNVAQALRPHFGFAERLLSNRASEDERAEWFPRINSGIVVGNAITDAKGKSPSGADTTLLADGSGVLRLNGYKFYSTGTLFADLIAVSASDAAGRDLQAIVPVDREGVELFDDWEGFGQRTTASGGTRFTDVEVRPHEVTTVSDGNHLGHSTAFLQLYLAAVAAGIAAAVRDDAIWYVQNKARPAAHSLADSAAQDPFTLHAVGEISAHASAAEALILNAADAIDALVDSGRVDDADELARVAIVVAEAQLIAERLTLAAAERLFDTGGASATARSLNLDRHWRNVRTVSTHNPLAYKAHAAGNYAVNGVWPPANGYF
- a CDS encoding LLM class flavin-dependent oxidoreductase; translated protein: MSGPRFGVWAPVYGNHGARNHPDDLPDPSYRRNRDLLLRAERAGFDATLVAQHVIHPSDTENDVLETWSTLAALAEATSTIELIGAIKPLLFNPLVFAKIAANIADIADGRLSINVVTGWFLPELEALGIDPLAHDDRYAYTTEWLDTVVGLWSGKHVGIGDGSGQQALVRPVPKEIPPIYVGGESEPGRALGASRGDVYFINGRPLADTVDLIEDLRGRPRDRGPLRFGLSAFVIARETEAQAKAEEAHLQSLIDAESRPEISTGTDPNTAMYQVLAGTRRIGSNGGTLAGLVGSYEQVIERIDAFHEAGVELFMLQFQPIEAELDRFADNIIAHYR
- a CDS encoding glutamine synthetase family protein, translating into MTQVHDAPTAAGRPVSDAETDLLRRLHEGSLREIEVAWSDPFGHAAGKRIPAKQFLDRARHGFAFCEAALGWNTDGTVIDGLQLTNWDDGYSDVHAIPDFSTFHLLPWRPGVGHVISDILRPDGSPSLLDPRGVLRRVLARLATLGYTAKVGVEFEFYLLERDGTPVQSDIHAYSLENANTLDPLLTDLYETLDAFTRLEGVQTEYGPGQVETNLVYADALDAADDSARLKYAAKEVARKHGKIASFMPKPFSDQSGSSAHLHISLWRDGQPAFAPVDGAENELALFAIAGLLEHLPSITLFGAHSVNAYRRYTPDSFAPDTVNWSRDNRSAAIRSLVESPEGTRIELRTGASDSNPYWLVASALAAVIAGIEARRLPPPGGEGNLYGKGSPLPESLGTALALAAQDDTILDVLGADSVTDFISIARSEWQSYTNHVSDWERQRYLTTS
- a CDS encoding YoaK family protein, whose translation is MTRTTTTLRFALLLTVTNAFLDAHTYIARGQVFANVQTGNVIFFAMDASEGHLVTALAHVWPILAFMAGVWLAAYLKAGRGERHLKHPLRWTMFVQSIVLAAFGFAPASIPHVLVTVPISFVAGIQIGLFRSIGDLVYVPLATTGNIMRLVEFGYSRFAERDEKSRAGFRTYGLLTLFFALGAVAGAYATRAMGVRAIWLPAALLAVTLVMFVIDERRGVEP
- a CDS encoding cytochrome P450 — translated: MGIATRVNGQAPPEIALSDINLGTFEFWQLDDSVRDAAFATLRRESPITFFHEVEYEGVPAGPGHWALTTLDDVYYASRHPDIFSSYPNITIGDQIPEVAEYFGSMIALDDPRHARLRNIVRSAFTPKVVARTEESVRDRARRLVAAMIENNPDGTGELVTELSGPLPLQVICDMMGIPESDHQQIFYWTNIILGFGDPDLTTDFAEFMKVAMDIGAYATALAEDRRRCPSDDLTTALVAAEVDGERLTSAEIASFFILLAVAGNETTRNAISHGVLALSRYPDQRRIWWNDFEATTSSAVEEIVRWASPVIYMRRTVTREIELSGVRMAEGDKVTMWYASANRDEDKFDNPWLFDVTRTPNHHVGFGGGGAHFCLGANLARREIAVVFEELRTRIPDIEVTEEPAMLLSAFIHGIKRLPVGWSPPE